In Candidatus Binatia bacterium, one DNA window encodes the following:
- the queA gene encoding tRNA preQ1(34) S-adenosylmethionine ribosyltransferase-isomerase QueA, with translation MIFRERSSHISSHVAHSTAGYDYALPEELIAQHPSPRRDESRLMVLRNDEIQHRRFADLALLLLHDDVLVLNETRVIAARLVGRREGGGRAELLLLHPADKLRYDATALCWIALVRPARRLRTGRRVLFGELGEATIRDELEDGMREIELSLALPLERFLEKAGRMPLPPYIHNESREAQEHYQTVFARVPGSVAAPTASLHFTPELLCELEGRVEIVRISLNVGLGTFRPINAGAIEEHVMHAEAYTIGQQAAATLERARRDGRRIVACGTTVVRALEGNLRDFGRIEAGDHATDLFITPGFRFRVVDAMITNFHLPRSTLLVLVSAFGGFERIRGAYAQAIAQRYRFYSFGDAMLISKQA, from the coding sequence ATTATTTTCCGGGAGCGATCGTCACACATCTCTAGCCACGTCGCGCACTCGACGGCCGGATACGACTACGCGCTGCCGGAAGAGCTGATCGCGCAGCATCCCTCGCCGCGCCGCGACGAGAGCCGGCTGATGGTCCTGCGCAACGACGAGATCCAGCATCGACGCTTTGCCGACCTCGCGCTGCTGCTGCTGCACGACGACGTGCTCGTGCTCAACGAGACCCGCGTCATCGCTGCGCGGCTCGTCGGGCGGCGCGAAGGCGGCGGACGCGCGGAACTGTTGCTGCTGCACCCCGCCGACAAGCTGCGTTACGATGCGACCGCGCTGTGCTGGATCGCCCTGGTCCGCCCGGCTCGGCGCTTGCGCACGGGCCGGCGCGTGCTGTTCGGCGAACTCGGCGAGGCGACGATCCGCGATGAGCTGGAAGACGGGATGCGCGAGATCGAGCTGAGCCTCGCGCTACCGCTGGAACGTTTTTTGGAAAAGGCCGGCCGCATGCCGCTGCCGCCGTACATCCACAATGAATCACGCGAGGCGCAAGAGCACTACCAAACGGTCTTCGCGCGGGTGCCGGGAAGCGTCGCAGCGCCGACCGCCTCGCTGCACTTCACGCCCGAGCTGCTGTGTGAGCTCGAGGGGCGCGTCGAGATCGTGCGGATCTCACTCAATGTCGGGCTCGGAACGTTTCGGCCCATTAACGCCGGCGCTATCGAAGAGCACGTGATGCACGCCGAGGCCTACACGATCGGGCAGCAGGCGGCGGCCACGCTGGAACGCGCGCGGCGCGACGGCCGCAGGATCGTCGCGTGCGGGACGACCGTCGTCCGCGCCCTCGAGGGCAACCTTCGCGATTTCGGGCGCATCGAGGCAGGCGATCACGCCACCGATCTGTTCATCACGCCGGGCTTTCGCTTCCGCGTCGTCGACGCGATGATCACGAACTTCCATCTGCCGCGCTCGACGCTACTGGTGCTCGTCAGCGCTTTCGGCGGGTTCGAGCGCATCCGCGGCGCGTACGCGCAAGCGATCGCGCAGCGCTACCGGTTCTACTCCTTCGGCGACGCCATGCTGATCTCGAAGCAGGCATGA
- a CDS encoding NFACT RNA binding domain-containing protein, which translates to MLTDWILIARLAREIEDLLRGARVEDAGMLDDGRVGLLFRSRGARALLAVDPFESPPLLTVEDVTAPGSPLTIAEEPGFVRTLARSLQGMTLARVDARRNDRLLRLGFSARSRFGVGDEFDLFAELVPRFGNLVLVKGDRVVAAHKEFAPADNARRAVRAGGPYELPPLPVGVRTIGEPPREDGAIASTALHVYRRDGRLLAAYVTPLAGVEDAQHSREPSLLALFAELRGQRAALAGGQRHEQRRRAVMKRLDERERKLRDELAALAQKRERAGRREGLRADGDAIFATLHELEAGDREAAKERAGELFAEYKKLGKSVPHIERRERAVTRVLESVEALRWEAERAADEDLGDVESAVAGLFARVATPRRAAVPRRRRAPLEFRTEAGSRIVVGRSPAENADITFRLARPNDQWFHARGIPGAHVILSRGDRTEASDADVRAAAALAAFHSKAKGASAVSVDYTLRKHVRKQRAAPPGLVWYTQAKTVVVEPKATLD; encoded by the coding sequence ATGCTGACCGATTGGATCCTCATCGCGCGGCTCGCTCGGGAAATCGAAGACCTTCTGCGCGGCGCGCGCGTCGAGGATGCGGGCATGCTCGACGACGGGCGCGTAGGCCTGCTCTTCCGCAGCCGCGGCGCGCGAGCGCTTCTCGCCGTCGATCCCTTCGAGTCGCCGCCGCTGCTGACCGTCGAGGACGTCACCGCGCCGGGATCTCCCTTGACGATCGCCGAGGAGCCGGGCTTCGTGCGCACGCTCGCGCGGTCGCTGCAGGGAATGACGCTCGCGAGGGTCGACGCGCGGCGTAACGATCGGCTGCTGCGCTTGGGCTTCTCGGCTCGCTCGCGCTTCGGAGTCGGCGACGAGTTCGACCTCTTTGCGGAGCTCGTGCCACGCTTCGGCAACCTCGTGCTGGTCAAAGGCGATCGGGTCGTGGCGGCGCACAAGGAGTTCGCTCCGGCGGACAACGCGCGACGGGCCGTGCGCGCCGGCGGCCCGTACGAGCTTCCGCCATTGCCGGTCGGCGTGCGAACGATCGGTGAGCCGCCGCGCGAGGACGGTGCAATCGCGTCGACCGCGTTGCACGTGTATCGGCGCGATGGCCGGCTCCTTGCGGCCTACGTCACGCCGCTGGCGGGCGTCGAAGATGCGCAGCACTCGCGCGAACCGTCGTTGCTCGCGCTTTTTGCGGAGCTGCGCGGTCAGCGTGCGGCCCTGGCGGGGGGCCAGCGCCACGAGCAGCGGCGGCGCGCCGTGATGAAGCGGCTGGACGAGCGGGAGCGCAAACTGCGCGACGAGCTCGCGGCGCTGGCCCAAAAGCGTGAGCGCGCCGGCCGGCGCGAAGGCCTGCGCGCCGACGGCGACGCCATCTTCGCAACGCTCCACGAGCTCGAAGCCGGCGATCGCGAAGCCGCGAAGGAGCGCGCGGGCGAGCTGTTCGCGGAGTACAAGAAGCTCGGAAAAAGCGTTCCGCACATCGAGCGGCGCGAACGCGCCGTCACGCGCGTATTGGAGAGCGTCGAGGCGCTGCGATGGGAGGCCGAACGCGCCGCAGACGAAGACCTAGGGGACGTCGAGTCCGCCGTCGCCGGGCTCTTCGCGAGGGTCGCGACGCCGCGGCGCGCCGCCGTGCCCAGGCGCCGGCGGGCACCGCTCGAGTTCCGCACCGAGGCCGGGTCACGCATCGTCGTGGGACGCTCGCCCGCGGAAAACGCGGACATCACATTTCGGCTGGCGCGGCCTAACGATCAATGGTTTCACGCGCGCGGCATCCCAGGCGCCCACGTCATCCTGTCGCGCGGGGACCGCACGGAGGCGTCCGACGCCGACGTCCGCGCCGCGGCCGCCCTCGCCGCTTTTCATTCGAAGGCGAAGGGAGCCTCGGCAGTTTCAGTCGACTACACGCTGCGCAAGCACGTGCGCAAGCAGCGCGCGGCGCCGCCGGGGCTCGTGTGGTACACGCAGGCCAAGACCGTCGTAGTTGAGCCGAAGGCTACTTTAGACTAG
- the gmk gene encoding guanylate kinase, which produces MSIGPGLLFVVSGPSGAGKDTLVEALRERRATLRYSVSATTRPPRSDERNGEHYFFVSPEEFELLRSGGRLLEWREYNGNLYGTPCDYVEESLTEGYDVVMKPEVNGALAVKASYPDAVLIFLVPDRFSHLRERLLARRTETNEEIARRLEIAQQEMKFIRSFDYIVVNEQDHPEWAVRDLEAILQAERFRIHRYPDDSIRRVESS; this is translated from the coding sequence TTGAGCATCGGGCCGGGTCTGCTGTTCGTCGTGTCGGGGCCGTCGGGGGCAGGCAAGGACACGCTCGTCGAGGCTTTGCGGGAACGCCGGGCCACGCTGCGGTACTCAGTCTCGGCCACGACTCGGCCGCCACGCTCGGACGAGCGCAACGGAGAGCACTACTTCTTCGTTTCGCCCGAGGAGTTCGAGTTGTTGCGGAGCGGCGGCCGCCTCTTGGAGTGGCGCGAGTACAACGGCAACCTTTACGGGACGCCGTGCGATTACGTCGAGGAGAGCTTAACCGAAGGCTACGACGTCGTCATGAAGCCCGAGGTCAACGGCGCGCTCGCCGTCAAGGCGTCGTACCCCGACGCGGTCCTGATCTTCCTGGTTCCGGACCGCTTCTCACACCTCCGCGAAAGATTACTCGCTCGTCGCACCGAGACGAACGAGGAGATCGCGCGGCGGCTCGAGATCGCGCAACAGGAGATGAAGTTCATCCGGAGCTTCGACTACATCGTCGTCAACGAGCAAGACCATCCGGAGTGGGCGGTGCGCGACCTGGAGGCGATCCTCCAGGCAGAGCGCTTTCGGATCCACCGGTATCCCGACGACTCGATTCGGCGCGTCGAGTCGTCATGA
- a CDS encoding SpoIID/LytB domain-containing protein, whose translation MRRRTFVMLGVAPLLAARAARAQSDADPSSWSRKPALRVLLGNGDTAPLSADQFEFNGRPYRGTFTRLDDGRIVSVVDLEEYLYSVVSREMSARWPPAALEVQSICARTYVLQRSDPRRQFDVIPSELDQLYEGVAGETPAGSAAVAATAGQVLKFGDAYARVAYSSCCGGHTESSSDAWGGAPIAYLEGIVCTSCSASPNYRWSTILSLDQIERSLSSYLGPIGALQDLRITERDPSGRARGFELVADGGSSTVAGGAFRRAIGSRVLPSLLIERLDRDGNAAQISIDGAGLGHGVGLCQWGARGMALSGRTAPEIVTYYFPGAIVTHL comes from the coding sequence ATGCGGCGCCGCACATTCGTCATGCTCGGCGTCGCGCCGTTGCTCGCCGCCCGCGCCGCGCGCGCGCAGAGTGACGCCGATCCGTCGAGCTGGTCGCGCAAGCCGGCGCTGCGCGTGCTGCTGGGGAACGGCGATACGGCGCCGCTCTCGGCGGACCAGTTCGAGTTCAACGGACGCCCCTATCGCGGAACGTTCACGCGCCTCGACGACGGACGCATCGTCAGCGTCGTCGATCTCGAAGAATACCTCTATAGCGTCGTCTCGCGCGAGATGTCGGCGCGCTGGCCGCCCGCCGCACTCGAGGTGCAGTCGATCTGCGCCCGCACGTACGTCCTGCAGCGCAGCGACCCGCGGCGGCAGTTCGACGTCATTCCCTCAGAGCTCGACCAGCTCTACGAGGGCGTCGCCGGAGAGACACCCGCAGGAAGCGCGGCAGTCGCAGCAACGGCGGGGCAGGTGCTGAAGTTCGGCGACGCCTACGCGAGGGTAGCGTATTCGTCGTGCTGCGGCGGACACACGGAGTCGTCGTCGGACGCCTGGGGGGGCGCACCGATTGCTTATCTCGAGGGAATCGTGTGCACGTCGTGCTCGGCGTCGCCGAACTATCGCTGGTCCACGATCCTCTCGCTCGATCAAATCGAGCGAAGTCTGTCGTCGTACCTCGGCCCGATCGGAGCGTTGCAAGACCTGCGCATCACGGAGCGCGATCCCAGCGGGAGAGCGCGGGGCTTCGAGCTCGTCGCCGACGGGGGCAGCAGCACGGTCGCCGGCGGAGCATTCCGTCGCGCGATCGGGTCGCGCGTGTTGCCGAGCCTGTTGATCGAGCGCCTCGACCGCGACGGAAACGCCGCGCAGATTTCGATCGATGGCGCCGGCCTCGGTCATGGCGTGGGCCTCTGTCAGTGGGGCGCGCGCGGAATGGCACTTTCCGGCCGCACGGCGCCCGAGATCGTGACCTATTATTTTCCGGGAGCGATCGTCACACATCTCTAG
- a CDS encoding urate hydroxylase PuuD, whose protein sequence is MELNLDWVFRWFHIMAGIMWIGLLYFFNFVNAAAVKEATAAGEAGPISKYVMPRALLFFRWGAVVTWIFGAALLGNYRGAGENGFVAAFLLHGAMAPIGIGAWLGTIMLLNVWGIIWPNQKKLLGIVPATDEEKAKARRPAFLASRVNTMLSIPMLFFMATGFTSQSQGIYH, encoded by the coding sequence ATGGAACTCAATCTCGACTGGGTGTTTCGCTGGTTCCACATCATGGCCGGCATCATGTGGATCGGCCTGCTGTACTTCTTCAACTTCGTCAACGCGGCGGCCGTCAAGGAGGCCACCGCGGCCGGCGAGGCCGGGCCCATCTCGAAGTACGTCATGCCGCGCGCGCTGCTCTTCTTCCGCTGGGGTGCGGTCGTGACGTGGATCTTCGGAGCGGCGCTGCTCGGAAACTACCGTGGCGCCGGCGAGAACGGCTTCGTCGCCGCGTTCCTGCTGCACGGCGCTATGGCGCCGATCGGCATCGGCGCGTGGCTCGGAACGATCATGCTCCTCAACGTCTGGGGAATCATCTGGCCCAACCAAAAGAAGCTGCTCGGCATCGTTCCGGCGACCGACGAGGAGAAGGCGAAAGCACGTCGTCCGGCGTTCTTGGCGTCGCGCGTCAATACGATGCTGTCGATCCCGATGCTGTTCTTCATGGCAACCGGCTTCACGTCACAGAGCCAGGGGATCTACCACTAG
- a CDS encoding NAD(P)H-quinone oxidoreductase: MKYVAFDAPGPPEVLRVEETAEPAVRPDDVLVAVEAAGVTHADVMQRAGRYPPPPSASPILGLEVAGTIARVGERVTQWRAGNKVCALTNGGGYAEFVAVPQGQVLPIPPGWSALEAATLPENAFTVYDSMITRARLTRGESVLVHGGTSGIGSTAIMFARALGATAIATAGSDAKCAASIKLGAAAAINYRTHDFVAETMRLTGGRGVDVVVDIVGGDYVARDVECLALDGRVACLATPGGRIAEIDLGRLFAKRAAIIGSHLRPRSDAEKAAIARRLWEEIWPLLPQRDPIAPLVDSVYPFERAKEAHARLESSAHIGKIVLTPS; encoded by the coding sequence ATGAAGTACGTCGCGTTCGACGCGCCGGGACCGCCGGAGGTCTTACGCGTTGAAGAAACAGCCGAGCCCGCGGTACGGCCTGACGACGTACTCGTCGCGGTCGAGGCCGCCGGCGTCACGCACGCCGACGTCATGCAGCGCGCGGGGCGGTACCCGCCACCCCCCAGTGCTTCGCCCATTCTGGGACTCGAGGTCGCCGGTACGATCGCGCGCGTGGGCGAGCGCGTCACACAGTGGCGCGCCGGCAATAAGGTCTGTGCGCTGACCAACGGCGGCGGTTACGCCGAATTCGTGGCCGTGCCGCAGGGCCAGGTCCTTCCAATACCGCCGGGCTGGAGCGCACTCGAAGCCGCAACGCTTCCGGAGAACGCCTTTACCGTCTACGACAGCATGATCACACGGGCTCGTCTGACACGCGGGGAGAGCGTGCTCGTCCACGGCGGAACGAGCGGCATCGGAAGCACGGCGATCATGTTCGCGCGGGCGCTGGGGGCGACGGCGATCGCCACCGCCGGCAGCGACGCGAAGTGCGCGGCATCAATCAAGCTGGGCGCCGCGGCCGCGATTAACTATCGCACGCACGATTTCGTGGCCGAGACGATGCGCCTCACCGGCGGACGCGGCGTCGACGTCGTCGTGGACATCGTCGGCGGCGACTACGTCGCGCGCGACGTCGAGTGTCTCGCGCTGGATGGCCGCGTCGCATGCCTCGCGACGCCGGGCGGCAGGATCGCAGAAATCGACCTCGGCCGGCTGTTCGCGAAGCGCGCGGCGATCATTGGTTCGCACCTGCGACCGCGCAGCGACGCCGAGAAGGCCGCGATCGCCCGCCGGCTGTGGGAAGAGATCTGGCCGCTGCTGCCCCAGCGCGATCCCATCGCGCCGCTGGTCGACTCGGTCTATCCGTTCGAGCGCGCGAAAGAAGCGCACGCCCGCCTCGAGTCGAGCGCGCACATCGGCAAGATCGTGCTCACGCCATCTTGA
- a CDS encoding Fe-Mn family superoxide dismutase — translation MKIYTPAKTYSPKKWELSGLQGISDATLEMHFGLYEGYVKNVNLLNERLSEIRSAGKTAGSDPSFAELVRRLGFEYNGMRLHEYYFDNMIREPREIGSGRLYDALGESYGGFEEWKHDFMAVGGMRGVGWVIAYCDTTNGQITNHWISDHENGNLAGFVPVVVMDVWEHAFIKDYKPAEKGKYIEAFFANLDWKACEARLP, via the coding sequence ATGAAAATCTACACGCCTGCCAAGACCTATTCACCGAAGAAGTGGGAGCTTTCCGGCCTGCAAGGCATCTCGGACGCCACGCTCGAGATGCATTTTGGGCTGTACGAAGGTTACGTCAAGAACGTCAACCTGTTGAACGAGCGGCTGAGCGAGATTCGCTCCGCGGGCAAGACCGCCGGCAGCGACCCGAGCTTCGCCGAGCTCGTCCGCCGTCTCGGCTTCGAGTACAACGGAATGAGGCTTCACGAATACTACTTCGACAACATGATCCGCGAGCCGCGCGAGATCGGCAGCGGCCGCCTGTACGACGCGCTGGGCGAGAGCTACGGCGGATTCGAGGAGTGGAAGCACGACTTCATGGCGGTCGGCGGAATGCGCGGCGTCGGCTGGGTCATCGCGTACTGCGACACGACCAACGGTCAGATTACAAATCACTGGATCAGCGACCACGAAAACGGCAACCTCGCCGGCTTCGTGCCGGTCGTCGTCATGGACGTCTGGGAGCACGCGTTCATCAAAGACTACAAGCCGGCTGAGAAGGGCAAGTACATCGAAGCGTTCTTCGCCAATCTGGACTGGAAGGCGTGCGAAGCGCGCTTACCTTAA